In a genomic window of Thermoproteus tenax Kra 1:
- a CDS encoding aldehyde ferredoxin oxidoreductase family protein, whose translation MPVRLTVLVVDLGTKTARRLALERETALFIGGRGIATYLFWRFGGHRLEPAEAPLIMASGPLTGTGVPMSSRAAAVFRSPLTGILGASNVGGRLGPAMRYSGVDALVIVGRSERPSYLLIQDGGAEVRDAADLWGKDAIETEEILTREHGRRAAVAAIGPAGENLVKFASINHDLWRQFGRTGGGAVMGYKRLKAIVFVPDKRDVDVAHRERLEEFLRDFTPRFIGDKSVKSLFEAGTLRLVELGNIMGFFPSYYWGQTSADGWERLAWPTLRSYLLRPAACLHCPAACHRLVRSGKYGVSVDLDYETVFALGGLVGCFDPDEVIKLNDLADRLGMDTISLGNVVAFAVEASRLGKLPPLEWGCDTAERLAVDIAYRRGLGDLLAEGVAAAAAKIGAREIAVHVRGLEPAGYDPRALKGMALGYAIGYRGADHLATMAYAIDYAGMAGGPQSLGDEKIHAVAHMEEVAAIMDSLVLCKFGRGVYDLYPGGRGLETIARLLSDVTGDGWTAGLVRESALRVINLTRALNVMMGDPGDGLPERWYKPVKFGDRILQLNREEVEDALRKYYELRGWDERGLPRPAALSELGLGEVAEELRRLSTPSKE comes from the coding sequence ATGCCAGTGCGCCTCACCGTTTTAGTTGTGGACTTGGGCACAAAAACTGCGAGAAGGTTGGCCCTCGAGCGCGAGACTGCCCTCTTTATAGGCGGAAGGGGGATAGCCACATATCTGTTTTGGAGGTTTGGGGGCCACAGATTGGAGCCGGCGGAGGCCCCCTTGATAATGGCCTCGGGCCCTCTGACGGGCACCGGCGTCCCCATGTCGAGCAGGGCGGCCGCGGTGTTCAGATCGCCGTTGACGGGCATTCTGGGCGCCTCCAACGTGGGAGGGCGCTTGGGCCCTGCGATGAGATACAGCGGGGTAGACGCGTTGGTTATAGTGGGCCGCTCCGAGAGGCCGTCCTATTTATTGATACAAGATGGAGGAGCCGAAGTGAGAGATGCGGCGGACCTGTGGGGTAAAGACGCCATTGAGACCGAGGAGATCCTCACGAGGGAGCACGGGAGGAGGGCCGCTGTAGCGGCCATAGGGCCGGCGGGGGAGAACTTGGTCAAGTTCGCGTCGATAAACCACGACCTCTGGCGCCAGTTCGGGCGGACGGGCGGCGGCGCAGTGATGGGGTACAAGCGGCTGAAGGCGATAGTCTTCGTGCCGGACAAGAGAGATGTCGATGTGGCACATAGAGAGAGGCTGGAGGAGTTCCTGAGAGATTTCACGCCGCGCTTCATAGGAGATAAAAGCGTGAAGTCCCTCTTCGAGGCCGGCACTTTGAGGCTGGTGGAGCTGGGGAACATCATGGGCTTCTTCCCGAGCTACTACTGGGGACAGACGTCCGCCGATGGGTGGGAGAGGCTGGCGTGGCCGACGCTGAGGTCGTACCTCCTAAGGCCGGCAGCATGTCTACATTGCCCTGCGGCGTGCCACAGACTCGTCAGATCGGGAAAATACGGCGTGTCGGTCGACCTCGACTACGAGACTGTGTTCGCCTTGGGAGGGCTCGTCGGATGTTTCGACCCAGATGAGGTGATCAAGCTGAACGACCTGGCCGACCGCCTTGGGATGGACACAATAAGTCTGGGGAACGTCGTGGCCTTCGCCGTTGAGGCCTCCAGATTGGGCAAACTGCCGCCTCTGGAGTGGGGGTGCGACACGGCCGAGAGGCTTGCAGTGGATATAGCGTACAGGAGAGGTCTCGGCGATCTGTTAGCAGAGGGAGTGGCGGCAGCGGCGGCCAAGATAGGAGCTCGCGAGATCGCAGTCCACGTCAGAGGGCTGGAGCCGGCGGGCTACGACCCGAGAGCTCTGAAGGGCATGGCTCTAGGCTACGCCATAGGCTATCGGGGCGCCGACCACCTCGCCACTATGGCCTACGCCATCGACTACGCCGGGATGGCCGGAGGCCCGCAGAGCTTGGGAGATGAGAAGATACATGCCGTGGCGCACATGGAGGAGGTCGCAGCTATAATGGACTCCCTCGTTTTGTGTAAGTTCGGACGCGGCGTCTACGATCTCTATCCCGGAGGCAGAGGCCTCGAGACTATAGCGCGGCTGCTCTCCGACGTCACAGGCGATGGGTGGACCGCCGGTCTGGTCAGAGAATCGGCGCTGAGGGTTATAAATTTGACGAGAGCCCTCAACGTAATGATGGGCGACCCTGGGGATGGGCTACCTGAAAGGTGGTATAAGCCTGTGAAATTCGGCGATAGGATTCTACAGCTGAATAGAGAGGAGGTGGAGGACGCGTTGAGGAAGTACTACGAACTAAGAGGGTGGGACGAACGCGGACTCCCCAGGCCCGCCGCTCTGTCCGAGCTCGGGCTCGGCGAGGTGGCGGAGGAGCTCCGACGGCTGTCGACGCCGTCTAAAGAATAA
- a CDS encoding lyase family protein has protein sequence MDFEERARRVYLDTGTKFQRPIIWSMGLIKYAAAYANAELGLLPRRLAAAIMGASLEVMEGVHDAEVYVDVFQTGSGTGLNMNINDVIARRASEIAGSRVHPNDHVNMGQSSNDVVPSAVRIAAIKTAEDELMPALSALIGRLSEKSAEFSKVVKPGRTHLRDALPVTLGQELGAYADALAHGCRELRDVLAYVGEIPLGGTAVGTGFGTHPRFRRLAIDAINKTSGLRLSEGNTFRGMRLLTDVLYLSAALRNIAVELMRLAQDVRLMFSGPTAGLAEIDLPSQAEVPGSSMMPGKINPVTAEAVMLAAAQIVGLDHANQAAAGLGEFELAMGIPLIGYNVVAQINLLSEASGKLSELVIADMKPRRDRLRDLAERSPALATALAPALGYEGVSQVVRKISEGKSIRVALEEVGRPDLAQEIPDVDNMAQAPEAERRIDCDSYK, from the coding sequence ATGGACTTTGAAGAGAGGGCGAGGAGGGTCTATCTGGACACTGGAACTAAGTTCCAGAGGCCTATTATCTGGAGCATGGGGCTCATCAAGTACGCGGCCGCCTACGCCAACGCCGAGCTGGGCCTCCTGCCCCGGAGGCTGGCCGCCGCCATCATGGGGGCCTCCCTGGAGGTAATGGAGGGGGTCCACGACGCTGAGGTTTATGTGGACGTCTTTCAGACCGGCTCTGGCACAGGTCTCAATATGAACATCAACGACGTGATTGCGCGGAGAGCCTCGGAGATCGCAGGCTCCAGAGTTCATCCTAACGACCACGTTAATATGGGCCAGTCCTCCAACGACGTAGTGCCGAGCGCCGTCAGAATCGCCGCGATCAAGACGGCGGAGGACGAGCTGATGCCTGCGTTGAGCGCCTTGATAGGCCGCTTGAGCGAGAAATCGGCCGAGTTCTCCAAAGTAGTCAAGCCCGGCAGAACCCACTTAAGAGACGCCTTGCCCGTCACGCTCGGCCAAGAGCTGGGCGCCTATGCGGACGCTCTTGCTCACGGCTGTCGGGAGCTACGAGACGTACTCGCCTATGTCGGAGAGATACCGCTGGGGGGCACTGCCGTCGGCACAGGTTTCGGGACGCATCCCCGCTTCAGACGTCTGGCTATTGACGCCATAAACAAGACCTCGGGCCTGCGGCTCTCCGAGGGGAACACGTTCAGAGGAATGAGGCTCTTGACCGATGTATTGTATCTATCCGCAGCGCTCCGGAACATCGCGGTAGAGCTCATGAGACTAGCGCAAGACGTAAGACTCATGTTCTCCGGTCCTACTGCGGGCCTCGCCGAGATCGACCTCCCCTCGCAGGCTGAAGTGCCAGGGAGCTCTATGATGCCCGGCAAAATAAACCCAGTCACGGCCGAGGCCGTTATGTTGGCCGCGGCCCAGATCGTCGGACTGGACCACGCGAACCAAGCCGCCGCCGGCCTAGGCGAGTTTGAGCTCGCCATGGGCATCCCGTTGATAGGGTACAACGTAGTGGCCCAGATTAACCTCCTATCTGAAGCATCGGGAAAGCTCTCAGAGCTCGTAATAGCCGATATGAAGCCGCGGAGAGACCGCTTGAGGGACCTCGCAGAGAGGTCGCCCGCGTTGGCCACAGCTCTGGCGCCAGCGTTGGGATACGAGGGGGTCTCCCAGGTTGTAAGGAAGATTTCCGAGGGCAAATCCATCAGAGTGGCCTTAGAGGAGGTGGGCCGCCCGGATCTGGCGCAGGAGATCCCCGACGTCGATAATATGGCGCAGGCTCCGGAGGCGGAGAGGCGGATCGATTGTGATAGCTACAAATAG
- a CDS encoding MFS transporter — MPKIQWSPEHYKWPPKAWMAISSQFIGFMMDAYDLILVTALTPILAAVLLPPSLSKTTVGLLITLVGYAFALIGRPLGSAIFGNYADKIGRRDTLMITILGYGIMSALTAAIPTYAQVGWWAFWIYAALRFIFGIFVGGEYAAGHPFAMEYSAPRWRGFVSGLVQSGFTWGTALGGFVVSSFYAIFGQSAMQAYAWRYVFLTGLVPVVIAFIIRVTMPDTPVFTEAKEKGQLEKIPFFSLFRPPVLWTFLQVFLLMTGLFFSSYTPCLILQR; from the coding sequence ATGCCAAAAATACAGTGGAGCCCAGAACACTACAAATGGCCTCCGAAGGCGTGGATGGCCATTTCGTCGCAATTTATCGGCTTTATGATGGATGCCTACGACCTAATATTAGTCACGGCCCTCACGCCTATTTTGGCCGCAGTGCTTCTGCCTCCCAGCCTATCGAAGACCACCGTGGGACTGCTCATCACCCTCGTGGGCTACGCGTTCGCCTTGATTGGGAGACCTCTGGGCAGCGCCATATTCGGCAATTACGCGGATAAGATAGGCCGGAGGGATACGTTGATGATAACTATACTGGGCTACGGCATTATGAGCGCCCTCACGGCGGCGATTCCGACCTACGCCCAGGTGGGATGGTGGGCGTTCTGGATATATGCGGCGCTGAGGTTCATATTCGGCATATTTGTGGGAGGCGAGTACGCGGCGGGGCACCCCTTCGCTATGGAGTATTCAGCCCCCAGATGGCGCGGTTTCGTCAGCGGCTTGGTACAAAGCGGCTTCACTTGGGGGACTGCGTTGGGCGGATTTGTAGTCTCCTCGTTCTACGCCATCTTTGGGCAGAGCGCCATGCAGGCCTACGCTTGGAGATACGTGTTCCTCACGGGCCTTGTGCCAGTCGTGATCGCCTTCATTATAAGGGTAACTATGCCGGATACGCCTGTGTTCACCGAGGCCAAAGAGAAAGGACAGCTGGAGAAGATACCCTTCTTCAGCCTTTTCAGACCGCCCGTTCTGTGGACGTTTCTGCAGGTGTTCCTGTTGATGACCGGGCTCTTCTTCAGCTCCTACACTCCCTGTTTAATTTTGCAACGTTAA
- a CDS encoding MFS transporter, whose amino-acid sequence MDVSAGVPVDDRALLQLLHSLFNFATLIYTKAGLTGGEAAFYYGLAGVFAAISALIWGFASDFIGRRTAFLIGAVATVVMAVPSFYLAYYSAAVRDVVLLVLGAVLTGWFTQWVWGLVPVYLSERFATQRRGSGVGFGYSSGLFISAWMGLYSIPLYSLFKPIEGDNVWFIAAFWLMVAALLYGIGAFIGPETLGEDLRQVKE is encoded by the coding sequence GTGGACGTTTCTGCAGGTGTTCCTGTTGATGACCGGGCTCTTCTTCAGCTCCTACACTCCCTGTTTAATTTTGCAACGTTAATATATACCAAGGCGGGTCTGACGGGCGGAGAGGCGGCCTTCTACTACGGCCTGGCGGGAGTCTTTGCCGCCATATCGGCGCTCATCTGGGGGTTCGCCAGCGACTTCATAGGGAGGAGGACGGCGTTTTTGATCGGGGCTGTTGCCACGGTCGTGATGGCGGTGCCCTCTTTCTATCTGGCGTACTACAGCGCAGCCGTCCGCGATGTTGTCCTCCTTGTGCTTGGCGCCGTGCTCACCGGTTGGTTCACTCAGTGGGTATGGGGCCTAGTGCCCGTTTACCTCTCAGAGCGTTTCGCCACACAGAGGAGGGGCAGCGGAGTTGGCTTCGGCTACAGCTCCGGCCTATTCATCAGCGCGTGGATGGGGCTCTACTCGATACCCTTATACTCGCTCTTTAAGCCCATAGAGGGCGACAATGTGTGGTTTATCGCCGCATTCTGGCTTATGGTGGCGGCTCTGTTGTACGGTATTGGCGCGTTTATAGGGCCGGAGACTCTTGGGGAGGATCTGAGACAAGTCAAAGAGTAA
- a CDS encoding diphthamide synthesis protein encodes MEFENLIVPNMVLELLGPKSVVEAPPGFKALAMELARRTGSKVSGRAVWGSCDVGLDEARALGAERIVHLGHGVPPNIAYLLKKNTGGRVEKIDTDTYVLRAQGIEAYFVPVYYMPPEDLPSPPLGKLYFPVPYRLIAEELAARYRLELAAEPITGCWVGEAPAGSAVVVSPGYFYALAVKLFYPEAQVWALDPFNRRVVPIESEYRRLMGLKARAYLARRDKVIVVVSRKPGQMQREAAERAAEKLGGIVVELDEASPELLDDLQADLIVNTACPRIGFDDLDRIKTPVINLKELEEGFKPQNIIRLI; translated from the coding sequence GTGGAGTTTGAGAATTTGATAGTCCCCAACATGGTCTTGGAGCTCCTCGGCCCCAAGTCCGTCGTTGAGGCTCCCCCGGGCTTCAAGGCCTTGGCGATGGAGCTAGCCAGGAGGACTGGGTCCAAGGTGTCGGGGAGGGCCGTGTGGGGGAGCTGCGATGTGGGGTTGGACGAGGCCAGAGCTCTGGGCGCCGAGAGGATCGTCCACCTCGGACACGGCGTTCCCCCCAACATCGCCTATCTGTTGAAGAAGAACACAGGCGGCAGAGTGGAGAAGATAGACACAGACACATACGTCCTCAGGGCGCAGGGGATCGAGGCCTACTTCGTCCCTGTGTACTATATGCCGCCTGAGGATCTCCCCTCGCCGCCGTTGGGCAAACTCTACTTCCCCGTCCCCTACCGCTTGATAGCTGAGGAGCTTGCTGCGCGGTACCGTCTGGAGCTCGCGGCGGAGCCCATCACGGGCTGTTGGGTGGGAGAGGCGCCTGCGGGCTCCGCAGTGGTGGTGTCCCCAGGCTATTTCTACGCGTTGGCTGTGAAGCTCTTCTACCCCGAGGCGCAAGTGTGGGCGCTCGACCCGTTCAACAGACGCGTTGTCCCAATAGAGTCTGAGTACAGAAGGCTCATGGGACTGAAGGCGAGGGCGTATCTTGCCAGGAGAGATAAGGTGATAGTGGTGGTCTCCAGGAAGCCCGGCCAGATGCAGAGGGAGGCCGCGGAGAGAGCCGCCGAGAAGCTCGGCGGCATAGTAGTCGAGCTGGACGAGGCGTCGCCGGAGCTCCTAGACGACCTACAGGCCGATCTCATAGTGAATACCGCCTGCCCCAGGATAGGCTTCGACGATTTGGACAGAATCAAGACCCCCGTGATTAACTTGAAGGAGCTCGAGGAAGGGTTCAAGCCCCAGAACATCATAAGGCTGATCTAG
- a CDS encoding M1 family metallopeptidase: MKIKRYDLDLRVKFNELAYDGSVLIDVESQEDLSIDAVGLAVRAVEVDGRPVQYKYDGSSIKVGGPVSGRVRIEFSGKVSEKLFGIYKAPYAGGYIISTQFEPTGARQFIPCVDRPDAKAPFKARVAVDGDYDVIFNTPPLRVYWEGGLKVFEFAETPPMPTYLLYLGIGKFYEARERLGNIELIFATPVKERLDDGLFALYVAKRSLEFFGSYFSYQYPLPKLHLIHVPEFAAGAMENFGAITGRETALLAGRESSELVKRRVAEVVAHEVAHQWFGDLVTLRWWGDLWLNESFATFLSYKALDAIFPEWSPWHRFLVDETMSSMVRDSLLSTHPVRVPIKSEAEAFEIFDDISYGKGASLLRMLEGYLGEDGLKRGLSLYVARRAYSNASAEDLWSDIEEATGAPVSRIMGAWVNKPGHPVLRVEGGRVRQARFTFNGDIPDAWPIPLVYRRGGEAHSLLVEGESAPFEWSEGTLLNVDGRGYYRVAYPNWRSALGAAVNDYERWSVINDAFGLLIQGSVGLEEYLALVEAVRDRPSYLMTASVAAQLGLLYQINPSLVAQTYVDYLRAQAKALEGSPRLADVKELVATRRALVDEEYAGELAPRIKEYSSLEPGLRQAVANAYAVAGERPFEVLSDLYRSLRSDEDRNRVLSAMLNTRSSGDFARAVDFLLNSGEVKKQDLHMIAVGARNPHVRDVAFSLIVPNLSSIAERIVGAFGDPGVLSRTLISMIPLVGIGHEEETERAVRGLKIKGIEMGVEASLELLKAYSRVSRLRL, translated from the coding sequence GTGAAGATCAAAAGATATGACCTAGACTTGAGGGTTAAGTTCAACGAGCTCGCCTACGACGGCTCGGTCCTCATCGACGTAGAGTCCCAAGAAGATCTCTCCATCGACGCAGTGGGCCTAGCCGTGAGGGCAGTGGAGGTTGACGGAAGGCCGGTCCAGTATAAATACGATGGATCCTCCATAAAGGTCGGGGGCCCCGTCTCGGGCCGCGTGAGAATCGAGTTCTCCGGCAAAGTGTCCGAGAAGCTCTTCGGCATATATAAGGCCCCCTACGCGGGCGGATACATTATATCTACGCAGTTCGAGCCCACGGGGGCCAGACAGTTCATACCGTGCGTGGACAGGCCGGACGCAAAGGCCCCCTTCAAGGCCAGAGTGGCGGTCGACGGAGACTACGACGTCATATTCAACACGCCGCCCCTGAGAGTCTATTGGGAGGGCGGACTCAAGGTGTTCGAGTTCGCTGAGACTCCGCCCATGCCCACATATCTGCTCTACTTGGGCATCGGCAAATTCTATGAGGCTAGGGAGAGGCTGGGCAATATAGAGCTCATATTCGCGACGCCGGTGAAGGAGCGGCTGGACGACGGGCTCTTCGCGCTCTATGTGGCTAAGAGGTCTTTGGAGTTCTTCGGCTCCTACTTCTCCTACCAGTACCCATTGCCCAAGCTCCATCTGATCCACGTGCCCGAGTTCGCCGCAGGCGCCATGGAGAACTTCGGGGCTATAACGGGCAGAGAGACTGCGCTGCTCGCGGGCAGGGAGAGCTCGGAGCTCGTCAAGAGGAGGGTGGCCGAGGTGGTGGCGCACGAGGTGGCCCACCAGTGGTTCGGAGATCTGGTCACTCTGAGGTGGTGGGGCGACCTCTGGCTCAACGAGTCCTTCGCCACGTTCTTGAGCTATAAGGCCTTAGACGCGATCTTCCCCGAGTGGAGCCCCTGGCACAGATTCTTGGTCGACGAGACTATGTCCTCGATGGTCAGAGACTCGCTCCTCAGCACTCACCCCGTGAGGGTCCCCATAAAGAGCGAGGCCGAGGCCTTCGAGATCTTCGACGATATCAGCTACGGCAAGGGAGCATCCCTTCTGCGCATGTTGGAGGGATATCTGGGCGAGGACGGCCTCAAGAGGGGTCTGTCCCTCTATGTGGCAAGGCGCGCCTACTCCAACGCCTCAGCCGAGGACCTCTGGTCGGACATCGAGGAGGCAACAGGCGCGCCCGTATCGCGGATAATGGGCGCTTGGGTTAACAAGCCGGGCCACCCCGTGTTGAGAGTCGAGGGCGGCAGAGTCAGACAAGCCCGCTTCACGTTCAACGGCGATATCCCGGATGCGTGGCCCATCCCCCTCGTCTATAGGCGGGGCGGCGAGGCGCATTCCCTCCTCGTGGAGGGCGAGTCAGCGCCGTTCGAGTGGAGCGAGGGGACTCTGTTGAACGTAGACGGACGGGGGTACTACAGAGTCGCCTACCCCAACTGGCGGTCGGCCCTGGGGGCTGCCGTCAACGACTACGAGCGATGGTCTGTGATAAACGATGCGTTCGGTCTGCTTATACAGGGCTCGGTGGGCTTAGAGGAGTACTTGGCCTTAGTCGAGGCTGTGAGGGATCGGCCGAGCTACCTCATGACTGCCTCAGTCGCCGCACAGCTGGGCCTCCTCTACCAGATCAATCCGTCCCTCGTGGCGCAGACCTACGTGGACTACCTAAGAGCTCAGGCCAAGGCGCTGGAAGGCTCGCCGAGGCTCGCCGACGTTAAAGAGCTAGTGGCAACGCGAAGGGCCCTCGTGGATGAAGAATACGCCGGAGAGCTGGCCCCGAGGATCAAGGAGTACTCTTCCCTGGAGCCGGGCTTGAGGCAGGCCGTGGCAAACGCCTATGCGGTAGCCGGCGAGAGGCCCTTCGAGGTCCTCAGCGATCTGTACAGATCGCTGAGGTCGGACGAGGACAGAAACAGAGTTCTCTCGGCCATGTTGAACACTAGAAGCTCCGGCGACTTCGCGAGGGCCGTCGACTTTCTTTTGAACAGCGGCGAGGTGAAGAAACAAGACCTCCACATGATAGCTGTCGGCGCGCGGAACCCCCATGTGAGGGACGTGGCCTTCAGCTTGATCGTGCCCAATCTGTCCTCAATAGCGGAGAGGATAGTGGGGGCCTTCGGAGATCCCGGAGTGCTCTCGCGGACGTTGATCAGCATGATCCCCTTGGTGGGGATAGGGCACGAGGAGGAGACTGAGAGGGCCGTGAGAGGGCTGAAGATAAAGGGCATAGAGATGGGCGTAGAGGCCAGCCTGGAGTTGCTGAAGGCCTACTCCAGAGTCTCGCGCCTCAGACTCTAG
- a CDS encoding ParA family protein, with the protein MITISFISASGGVGKTTFSILTAGAFAIKGRRVLLVDLDPSATATLWTLGDKKREAEEEGCDIKSLMKGLLDYKAGRSDRRTDVERCLYAHRVVKSDASFKVLPGGNLDDLTSEIFKTPRWEILLDELLSDVRDKFDYIIVDSPNWLYSYFGMVVHFAPFYVVLTRPAEPELRKTVDMLKRVRALLERHFNIKDSDRYMLAVINQIKAAVRSSDVKAVWESVRDALTKEFPGLTVLRNEAKDKYYGDAATEFYGFKLRDDLSIESYLSQGHPMVVVGRDKSVRSQFNAYFESLVSFIDSTSPYRVE; encoded by the coding sequence GTGATTACAATAAGTTTCATATCTGCGTCTGGAGGCGTTGGAAAGACTACGTTCTCTATACTGACAGCCGGGGCGTTCGCCATAAAGGGGAGGCGCGTGCTGTTGGTGGACTTGGACCCTTCGGCTACGGCGACGCTCTGGACCTTGGGCGACAAAAAGAGGGAGGCCGAGGAGGAGGGATGCGATATAAAGAGCTTGATGAAGGGGCTGTTGGACTACAAGGCGGGCCGCAGCGATAGGAGGACCGACGTCGAGAGGTGCCTCTACGCGCACAGAGTGGTGAAGAGCGACGCCTCCTTTAAGGTTCTTCCCGGCGGAAATCTAGACGATCTGACGTCTGAGATCTTCAAGACGCCCAGGTGGGAGATTCTGTTGGACGAGCTGCTCTCAGACGTCAGAGACAAGTTCGACTATATAATCGTCGATTCGCCCAACTGGCTCTACTCATACTTCGGCATGGTGGTGCACTTCGCCCCCTTCTACGTTGTGCTAACGAGGCCGGCGGAGCCGGAGCTCAGGAAGACCGTAGACATGCTCAAAAGGGTGCGCGCCCTGTTGGAGCGCCATTTCAACATCAAGGATTCGGACAGATACATGTTGGCCGTCATAAACCAGATCAAGGCGGCCGTCAGAAGCTCCGATGTGAAGGCGGTCTGGGAGTCCGTCAGAGACGCTTTGACGAAGGAGTTCCCCGGCTTGACCGTCTTGCGCAACGAGGCCAAAGACAAATACTACGGGGACGCGGCAACGGAGTTTTACGGCTTTAAGCTCCGGGACGACTTAAGCATAGAGAGCTATCTATCGCAGGGCCACCCCATGGTGGTTGTAGGAAGAGACAAGAGCGTCAGATCGCAGTTCAACGCGTACTTCGAGAGCTTGGTCTCCTTCATAGACTCCACCTCGCCCTACCGAGTGGAGTGA